The DNA region ACCAGGCGGCGCGGAAGCTCGTATGGGAACGGCGCCGGGTGACCCTCCCAGGCCTGCGCCTCACCAGGGAAGCGCCAGACGCCGTTCGTCCAGGTTAGCCAGTCGTCATGACCGAGAACAGGGCCGCGCTGACGCTCCGGCGCGGACAGGTCAGGTGTCTCACGCTTCCACTCGCCCTTGCTGAACAGGGCGATCATCTCTGCACCGGCAATGATGTGCGGGGCGGCGGGAGAATCCAGAGACCCACGCGCCGTGGACTTGCCGAGTTGGTCGTCGAACCAGACGATGGTCGATCGGTATGTCCAGCCAGCGGCCATCGCCATGTGCGCGGCCGTCGCGTAGGTCGCTCGGAAGCCGCCGAGCGTAGTGTCCAATGGGACGTTGACCGCGAGCCGGCCGTGATGAGTTGTCACACGGTACGCTTCGACGTACCAGGCGTACATGAACGCTCGCCAGTCCTCGACCGGAACATCGCCGTCCTGGTACGCCTTGTCGAGCGCGTAGGGAGGACTGGTGACCGTCAGGTGGACACTACCATCAGTGAGCGGTAGCTTCCGGGCGTCAGCCTGATCGACGCGGACATTCCACGGGACCACCTCGGGTGCCGGCGCCGGCTGCGAGAGCGCGGCCTCAACGGCAATGGCCTGCTTCCGGTCCTTCGCTTGCTCGCGGATCTCAGCGCGTTTCCACCCCTCCACTACAGCCTCATCGAGCAGCCCGTCAGCCTCATCAGGTGGCAATGCCGAGACCGCCTCGTGGTAGGAGAACGGGACATCTGCCCGCCGGCGGGCAGATTCGAACTTCTCTGCCACGATGCCGGCATTACGTACGGTCTGGTAGGTGTGCCCCGTCGCATCCTGCACGGCGTCCTTCGATGCCTGTGAGGCCATCTCGCCGTAGCGGCGCTCGCCGTAGTTCCACCAGTCCCCGAGCCACCACTGGACGCTGCGCTCCATCCGTTGGAGCGTCTCGCCGATCGCCAGCCACTTGCCGATGTTCAAGCCTTCAGGCAGCGTGTAGCTGGTCTCGGTCAGGATCCCCGGGAGCGCCTTCTCTTCCAGCTCGGGCTCGGGAAACCAGTCGAGCGAATGGCTGATCTCGCTGGCCTCCGAACGCACTGCGTCGCTGTGCGTCGCCGGCTGCGTTTCCACACTAGAAGAAGAACTACTACCGGTTAAGTTATTAAGTAGGGTCATTTCTGGAGCCTCCAGACCCCGAAAATCCGACGCATGCGTCACCCTGACCAGATATGACGCATGTGCGTCGCAATCCGACGCATGCGTCGCTGAAGGGCGCAAATCTCCCGTTTTCAGACGCATGCGTCTGACGCACCCGACGCATGCGTCACCCTGCGTCGTGGGTGCGTGACGCATGTGCGTCACTTGCGTCACTCCGGCCATGCCAGATCCTCCGACTCACCGGAGCCCGTGGCATCTGAGTCGATCGGCTTCACGTCCCACAGGCCGTGCTGGTTCTTGAAGAAGAGATCCGAGCGGCGAGTGAGGGTCGAGGTCACCGTGGTTCGAGCCAGGCCGGTACCTTCGGCGATCAGCGACGGCTGCGATGGACCCTCACGCCGCAGGTATGCTGCGATCCGATCGGCGGTGGGCAACGACTGCTCAAGCTCCGGGTCGGCGATCTCCTCGCGTCCCCATCGGCAGATCTCGTCGTTGATCTCCCAGCGGAGGCCCACCGGATCGAACTCACGTCCGTTGTTACGCTTCGCGCAGAACAGGCCGAGATGACGGAAGCCATCCTCGGTGTCGTCGCAGGCCTGCTTGAGCTGGAAGCTCAGACGAATCCAGTTCCGCTTGAAGATGTTGCCGTACGCCTTCCGGGCAACCGCCTTCTGCTGGGCCTGCTCCGCGCTGATATG from Chloroflexota bacterium includes:
- a CDS encoding site-specific DNA-methyltransferase; translation: MTLLNNLTGSSSSSSVETQPATHSDAVRSEASEISHSLDWFPEPELEEKALPGILTETSYTLPEGLNIGKWLAIGETLQRMERSVQWWLGDWWNYGERRYGEMASQASKDAVQDATGHTYQTVRNAGIVAEKFESARRRADVPFSYHEAVSALPPDEADGLLDEAVVEGWKRAEIREQAKDRKQAIAVEAALSQPAPAPEVVPWNVRVDQADARKLPLTDGSVHLTVTSPPYALDKAYQDGDVPVEDWRAFMYAWYVEAYRVTTHHGRLAVNVPLDTTLGGFRATYATAAHMAMAAGWTYRSTIVWFDDQLGKSTARGSLDSPAAPHIIAGAEMIALFSKGEWKRETPDLSAPERQRGPVLGHDDWLTWTNGVWRFPGEAQAWEGHPAPFPYELPRRLV